Below is a window of Synechococcales cyanobacterium T60_A2020_003 DNA.
AAGAAGTCTGGGGATACACGCCGGAGCGTCACGTCGATACCCGCGTGGTGGATGTACACATCTCGCGCTTGCGAGCCAAGCTTGAAGATGATCCTAGTAACCCGGAACTGATTCTAACCGCTCGCGGAACGGGCTATCTATTCCAGCGCATTACTGACTCCACCGTCGAAATTGACTAGGATCCGAAGGTATCCGAATCTTTGCAACCACAAATCCATGTTTGAGTCAGTGCCATCTGATAGAATTTTCTAGGTTTCTACAAGCATTGATCAATGGGATCACCTCGGGCAAGGATAGCAATTGATGCGATGGGTGGGGATTTTGCCCCCACGGAAATTGTCGCGGGAGCATTGAGAGCACAAGAGGAGCTAGATATAGACGTGCTTCTTGTGGGCGATCCAGTGCTCATTGAACAGGAGATTCAGCGTCACCATTCCTCCGCAAATATTCAGATCATTCCGTCTGAAGGAACGATTGAAATGCACGAGGAAGCTCTGACGGGTCTTCGTAAAAAGCCAAAAGCATCCATCAATGTAGCGATGGAACTTGTGAAGAAGAAGCAGGCTGATGGCGTTGTTTCGGCGGGTCATTCTGGCGCAGCGATGGCCGCTGCACTGCTGCGTCTAGGACGATTGCCAGGGATTGAGCGACCAGCCATTGGTGCAGTATTTCCCACCCTCATTCCCAGTCGTTCCGTTCTGATTCTGGACGTCGGCGCAAACGTAGACTGTCGTCCAAAATTCTTGGAACAATTTGCGGTCATGGGCAGTATCTATTCCCAGTATGTGCTGGGCGTGACTGAGCCAAAGGTCGGATTGCTGAACATTGGCGAAGAATCAACCAAAGGCAATGACCTTGCGGTTCGCACGCATCAAATGTTGCAAGAAAATCCACGGGTTCATTTCGTCGGTAATGCCGAAGGGCGAGATGTGCTGTCGGGTGATTTTGATGTCATTGTCTGCGATGGCTTTGTGGGCAATGTATTGCTGAAATTTGCTGAAGCCGTTGGGGGTGTCCTGCTCCAAATTTTGAAGGAAGAGTTGCCGAAGGGCATTCGAGGAAAGTTGGGAACGGCCCTGTTAAAGCCAAATCTGCGCCGTATCGGTCAGCGAGTTGATCACGCTGAACATGGGGGTGGGTTGCTACTGGGCGTCAATGGTATTTGCATTATTAGCCACGGTAGCTCCCAAGCACCATCCGTTTTTAATGCGATCCGCCTTGCAAAAGAGGCGATTGACCATCAGGTTTTAGAGCGCATTCAGGTGCAATGTGAGGCAGACCGCGTAGCCGATCAGCAACGCTCGCTGTCCCACCAGGCAGATAC
It encodes the following:
- a CDS encoding winged helix-turn-helix domain-containing protein, which produces EVWGYTPERHVDTRVVDVHISRLRAKLEDDPSNPELILTARGTGYLFQRITDSTVEID
- the plsX gene encoding phosphate acyltransferase PlsX; the protein is MGSPRARIAIDAMGGDFAPTEIVAGALRAQEELDIDVLLVGDPVLIEQEIQRHHSSANIQIIPSEGTIEMHEEALTGLRKKPKASINVAMELVKKKQADGVVSAGHSGAAMAAALLRLGRLPGIERPAIGAVFPTLIPSRSVLILDVGANVDCRPKFLEQFAVMGSIYSQYVLGVTEPKVGLLNIGEESTKGNDLAVRTHQMLQENPRVHFVGNAEGRDVLSGDFDVIVCDGFVGNVLLKFAEAVGGVLLQILKEELPKGIRGKLGTALLKPNLRRIGQRVDHAEHGGGLLLGVNGICIISHGSSQAPSVFNAIRLAKEAIDHQVLERIQVQCEADRVADQQRSLSHQADTAESAE